The proteins below are encoded in one region of Scophthalmus maximus strain ysfricsl-2021 chromosome 4, ASM2237912v1, whole genome shotgun sequence:
- the LOC118302598 gene encoding methylthioribulose-1-phosphate dehydratase — MSSLCGTGNGFQEAGQEVTETQASTTRQDREHPRVLIPELCRLFYQLEWVTGTGGGISIRRGEKIYIAPSGIQKERIKPEDLFVCDMEERDISCPPPSKMLKKSQCTPLFINAYTMRGAQAVIHTHSKAAVMATLLYPGKEFRITHQEMIKGIRKGTSGNNYRYDDTLVVPIIENTPEEKDLKDQMARAMEEYPDSCAVLVRRHGVYVWGESWEKAKTMCECYDYLFDMAVQMKHCGLDPSAVPLEHKGIV; from the exons ATGTCCTCTTTGTGTGGCACCGGCAATGGCTTCCAAGAGGCAGGTCAAGAGGTCACGGAGACGCAGGCGAGCACAACGCGACAG GACCGGGAGCATCCCCGAGTACTCATCCCCGAGTTGTGTCGACTCTTCTACCAGCTGGAATGGGTGACGGGGACGGGCGGAGGGATCAGTATAAGAAGAGG AGAGAAGATCTACATCGCACCATCAGGCATCCAGAAGGAAAGAATTAAG CCAGAGGACCTGTTCGTGTGCGATATGGAGGAGAGGGACATTAGCTGTCCGCCTCCCTCGAAGATGTTAAAGAAGAGCCAGTGCACACCGCTCTTTATTAATGCCTACACTATGAGAG GGGCCCAGGCAGTTATACACACCCACTCCAAGGCTGCTGTCATGGCAACGCTGCTTTATCCTGGCAAAGAGTTCAGGATAACACACCAGGAGATGATCAAGGGGATTCGTAAGGGCACCTCGGGCAACAACTATCG GTACGACGACACCTTGGTGGTGCCTATTATTGAAAACACCCCAGAGGAGAAGGATTTGAAAGACCAGATGGCTCGGGCCATGGAAGAATACCCAGATTCCTGTGCGGTCCTGGTGCGCAGACATGGCGTGTATGTCTGGGGCGAGTCGTGGGAAAAAGCCAAGACCAT GTGCGAATGTTACGACTACCTGTTTGACATGGCCGTCCAGATGAAGCACTGTGGCCTGGACCCTTCAGCCGTCCCACTGGAACacaaaggaatagtttga
- the LOC118302714 gene encoding mucin-5AC yields the protein MKNFPVVLILGLLAVAQTTPVTPVTQIPTKAEDEVLREAVTDGFLIDHFFPRSLTTDSPKRNATALPSQQPSSDPKEDATDAPGEETTTPVFVLHGGDHHATTTHNVVSSTEPTFPSSDSSPTERPQSSFTSSSVPNDAQSNAATTDHIPVSQATDAAVSSFDFLGTLSSDSGSGHEEEPSEETTASSSAASVSNTDTSAAPSTDTTALQSRLFVEVEGSGSGSGTIADTSTAPSTPTTALIQSGQFGDDKGSGSGSESRLMAETSTTPSTSTTILMPPKAPRVLTKSAPSESPEVDSPVEETIIQNRSFENQSTEGDHKPQKVEKKVNDPSPRGKEKSTPGWIIILAFIVGVAALVMLLAAIATRDKWNKPTQRVSQPETKAGSSDQQREVEMETFLHKDEPAENGKSAEYTVIPLDELPEDYSSH from the exons ATGAAGAACTTTCCTGTCGTGCTTATTCTCGGACTTCTTGCTGTTGCCCAGACAACACCTGTTACTC CCGTGACCCAGATTCCCACCAAAGCTGAGGACGAAGTGCTCCGAGAGGCGGTGACGGACGGGTTCCTCATCGATCACTTCTTCCCCCGTTCCCTCACAACTGACTCGCCCAAGAGGAACGCGACCGCCCTTCCGTCCCAGCAGCCGTCCTCTGACCCGAAAGAGGATGCTACAGACGCGCCCGGCGAGGAGACCACGACCCCCGTGTTCGTCCTGCATGGAGGTGACCACCATGCAACCACAACCCACAACGTGGTGTCGTCCACGGAGCCCACATTCCCCAGTTCAGATTCATCTCCCACCGAAAGACCTCAGTCTAGCTTTACATCTTCATCGGTGCCGAATGACGCCCAGTCAAACGCCGCCACCACGGACCACATCCCGGTCTCCCAAGCCACCGACGCCGCTGTCTCCAGCTTTGACTTCCTGGGCACTCTGAGTTCAGATTCTGGGTCTGGACACGAAGAGGAGCCAAGCGAGGAAACGACTGCGAGCTCCAGTGCGGCCTCCGTCTCCAACACAGACACTAGCGCTGCACCATCAACCGACACCACTGCTCTACAGTCACGACTGTTCGTAGAGGTTgaaggatcaggatcaggatcaggaacGATTGCAG ACACTAGCACTGCGCCATCTACCCCCACGACTGCTCTCATCCAATCAGGACAGTTTGGAGATGATaaaggatcaggatcaggatcagaatCACGACTGATGGCAG AAACTAGCACTACACCATCAACCTCCACGACCATTCTTATGCCGCCCAAAGCTCCACGAGTGCTCACAAAGAGTGCTCCATCAGAATCGCCTGAGGTGGATTCACCGGTTGAAGAGACAATAATTCAGAACAGGTCTTTCGAGAACCAGTCCACAGAAGGAG ATCACAAACCGcaaaaagtggagaaaaaagtcAACGATCCATCACCCCGGGGCAAAGAGAAGAGCACACCAG GTTGGATCATCATCCTTGCTTTCATTGTTGGCGTTGCAGCACTGGTAATGCTCTTGGCCGCCATCGCTACCAGAGACAA GTGGAATAAACCAACTCAACGGGTGTCCCAGCCAGAGACCAAGGCCGGCTCCtcagaccagcagagggaggtAGAGATGGAGACATTCCTGCACAAGGACGAGCCCGCGGAGAACGGCAAGTCGGCGGAGTACACAGTCATCCCCCTGGACGAGCTTCCAGAAGATTATTCGTCACACTGA